One Actinosynnema pretiosum DNA segment encodes these proteins:
- a CDS encoding YybH family protein produces the protein MTTVEQLHRDWVFGWERAPHDPPFDFAAAQGRHYAEGEVLLYDDFDPEHRTARTAREYGAVWEPAFRDLRLARHTVVSGPHVLESGDLAASTLVFEVDLETADGTRSRLRTTTSLVWRRGADGWRIVREHNSSVRL, from the coding sequence ATGACCACCGTCGAGCAGCTCCACCGGGACTGGGTCTTCGGCTGGGAGCGCGCCCCGCACGACCCGCCGTTCGACTTCGCCGCCGCCCAGGGCCGCCACTACGCCGAGGGCGAGGTCCTGCTCTACGACGACTTCGACCCCGAGCACCGCACCGCCCGCACCGCCCGCGAGTACGGCGCCGTCTGGGAACCGGCCTTCCGGGACCTGCGCCTGGCCCGCCACACCGTCGTCTCCGGCCCGCACGTGCTGGAGTCCGGCGACCTGGCCGCCTCCACCCTGGTGTTCGAGGTGGACCTGGAGACCGCCGACGGGACCCGCTCCCGGTTGCGCACCACCACCTCCCTGGTGTGGCGGCGCGGAGCCGACGGGTGGCGGATCGTGCGGGAGCACAACTCCTCGGTGCGGCTGTGA